Within the Microbacterium sp. 1S1 genome, the region CGACGACGGCCGAGTCGGCGCTGGCGGAGCCCACCGACAAGGGGCTCGCGAATCGGCTGACGACCTTCTGGGCGGGCTGGCAGGACCTCGCCAACACCCCCGACTCGGGTGCCGCGGCCGCGACCATCCTGGAGTCAGCGAAGGAGCTCGCGGCGCACATCTCGGGCGGCTATCGCACGGTCGCCGCCCAGTGGACCGCCGCGCGCGGCACCGCGGAGCGCACGGTCAACCAGGTCAACGCCGCCGCCGACCAGATCGCGGTGCTCAACACGGAGATCCGCGACGCGCTCGCCGCCGGACGCTCCGCCAACGAGCTCACCGATCGCCGCAACGCGCTCGCGGAGGACGTGGCGCGGCTGGCGGGTGCCACGGCGAGCGTCGAGGCGGACGGCACGCTCACGGTGCGTCTCGGTGGCAACGCCCTCGTCTCCGGAGGCGACGCCCGACACCTCGCCCTGACCGGTGCCGCGACGATCGACGGTGTTCCGCGGGTCGGAGTCGCCTGGGAGTCCGTGCCCGACCTTCCCCTCGTGGTCGACGGCGGGGAACTCGGCGGCTCGCTCTCGGTTCTCGCTCCGGCCGCCGACGGCGGGATGCTCGCGCAGCTCGCGGCGACGTACGACCGGGTGGCCACGGCCCTGGCCACGTCGCTCAACGCCCAGCACCGGGCGGGGGTCACCGCCACCGGACAGCCGGGCGGCGACTTCTTCACCGTTCCCGCGACCGGCTCGGCCGCGCTCGGGCTGCAGGTCGCCGTCACGACAGCGGCCGAGTTGGCCCTCGCCGCCCCCGGCGCCGGTGCGAAGGACGCGAGCAACGCCGACCTGATCTCCCAGATCGGTCAGCGCGCGACCTCTCCTGACGCGCTGTGGACCGACCAGGTGACGCGCTTCGGCGTCGCCACCGCCGCAGACGTGCAGCGGGCGAAGGTGTCGGACGCGGCGGCCGTGGGCGCGGTGGGAGCGCAGCAGTCCGTCGCGGCCGTCGACGGCGACGAGGAGACGATCAACCTCCTCACGTACCAGACCGCCTACCAGGCGGCGGCCCGGGTCCTCACCGCCGTCGACGAGGCCCTCGACGTCCTCATCAACCGCACGGGCGTCGTCGGACGCTGATCGGAGCAGCATCGTGATCTCTCGCGTGACCCAGACGACCATGACCCAGACGGCGATGCGTCAGCTGCAGTCGAACCTGTCCGAGCTCGCCCGGCTGCAGGACCAGGCGACCTCGCAGAAGGCGTTCGCCGCCCCCTCCGACGACCCGGCTGCGGCCGCGGCTGCCCTCGCCCTCCACGCCGAGCAGCGGCGGACGGAGCAGTACGCACGCAACATCGACGACGGCCTGGCCTGGGTGACCGCGGCCGACACCGCGATCACCTCCAGTACGTCGCTGCTGTCCCGCGTGCGCGACCTGACCGCGCAGGGAGCGAACGACGGAGCGTTGGACGCGGTGGCGAAGGAGGCGCTGGCCGTCGAGCTGGAGGGCATCCGCGACGAGCTCCTCGCGCAGGCCAACACCCGGGTGCTCGGCCGCTCCGTCTTCGCCGGCACCGCGGATACCGCCGCCTTCGCGGCCGACTACTCGTACAGCGGCGTGGCCGGCTCCGAGGTCGGCCGCCGGGTGTCCGACGCGGCCGTGGTCCGCGTCGACACCGACGGCGCTGCGGTGTTCGGCACAGGCGACGACTCCGTGTTCGCCCTCGTCGACCGCATCGCCGCCGACCTCCGTTCCGGCACCAACGTCGGCCCGCGGCTGGCGGAGATCGACTCTCGCCGGACGGCGATGCTCGGCGTGCAGGGGTCGGTGGGCACCAGACAGGCTCAGATTGAACGCGCCAAGGAGGCGGCAGTGCAGAATTCCGTGTCCCTCGAATCCCGCCGTGCCGCGGTCGAGGACGTCGACTCGGTCGAGGTGCTCATCCGCCTCCAGGCGCAGGAGCTCGTGTACCGCTCGGCGCTGTCGGTCAACGCCCGCGTGCTGCAGCCGACGCTGATGGACTTCCTGCGATGACCGCCGCGCTCACCTTCACCGCCCCGCCGCCCGGGCTCGCTCCGCACGTGGACTTCGCGCTCGCGCCGGTCGACGGCGCGGACGGCCTGTTCGCGATGCGGGCGGTCGGGGACGAATCCCTCCGGCTCTATCTCGTCGATCCGAACACGGTGCTCGCGGAGTACGCCCCGACCCTCAGCGACGCTCAGGTCGCCGATCTCGCCCTGGGTTCGCCGGACGACGCGCTCGTGCTGGTGGTCGCCCATCCCGCCTCGGACGGCGTGAGCGTCAACCTGCTCGCGCCGGTCGTGGTCAACCGCACCACCGGGGTCGCCGCGCAGGTGATCCTGGAGGACCAGGACTACCCGGTGCGGGCGCCGCTGGGCTGATCGGCTGCTCTTGAGCGCAGGCGTCTCCGGCCGGACGGCGACTACCCTGGAGGGGTGATCCTCGCCGTCGACACGTCCCTTGGCACCGCCGTCGCCCTCATCGACCCCGACGGGACGCCACGTGCCGAAGCCGGCACGGCCGACCCGCTCGGACACGCCGAGGTCATCGGTGAGCTGGTGCGCGACGTGCTCCGGGAGGGCGGGACCGACGACATCACGCACGTCGTGGCCGGCATGGGGCCCGGTCCCTTCACCGGGCTGCGCATCGGAATCGCCACGGCACGTGCCTTCGCGCTCGGCCGAGGCATCCCCGTGGTCCCGGTCCCCAGCCACACGGCGGCGGCTCTCGCGCTCGTCGACTCCGCAGCCGGCCCGTTCGCCGTCGTCACGGACGCGCGGCGGCGAGAGGTCGCCATCACCGTGTTCGACGGCCAGGACGAGGCGGGCATCCCGCGCGCGACCGCCGACACGGTGCTCGTCCGTGCTGCGGATGCCGACGGCCAGCTGGCCGGTATCCGCCGTGTCGACGTGTCGACGCTGTCCGCGGTCGACCTCGCCCGCGTGGGAGCCAGGGCGCTCGCGGCCGGCCGGGTTCTCGCCGGCGAGGAGCCGCTGTACCTGCGGCACCCGGATGTATCGCTGCCCGGCGCCCCGAAGAGGGTGGGCGTATGACGCTGCGCGAGGCAGGGCCGGACGACCTCGACGCGATCATGGACATCGAGCACCGTTCGTTCCCGACCGATGCCTGGAGCCGGGAGACGATGGCGAGCGAACTGTTGAGCCCGCACGGCCGCTACCTCGTGGACGAGCAGGACGGGGCGATCGTCGGCTACGGCGGGGTACGAGCGCTGCAGGGCAGCCCGGATGCCGACATCCAGACCATCGCGTTGGACAGCGCCTTCCGCGGCCGGGGGCGCGGCCGCGCGCTCCTGCACGGCCTGCTCCGGGCGGCCGTCGCACGCGGGGCCAAGGAGGTGTTCCTCGAGGTCCGCGCGGACAATCCGCCGGCTGAGGGGCTCTATCGCGCGGAGGGCTTCGAGGAGATCGGCAGGCGCCCCCGCTACTATCAGCCGGACGACGTCGACGCGATCGTGATGCGTCTGGATCTGCGCCGCCACGCGGCGGCGGCCGATACGCCGGAGGAGGCGACCGCATGAGTGAGCCCCTGGTGCTCGGCATCGAGACGAGCTGCGACGAGACCGGCATCGGAATCGTGCGCGGCCGGACGCTGCTGTCGAACACGATCGCGTCGAGCATGGAGGAGCACGCCCGGTACGGCGGGGTCGTCCCGGAAGTCGCCGCCCGCGCGCACCTGGAGGCGCTGCAGCCGGCCATCGATGCCGCCCTCGCCGAGGCCGACGTGCGCCTCGCCGACCTCGACGCGATCGCGGTGACCAGCGGACCGGGACTCGCCGGTGCGCTCATGGTGGGCGTCGGCGCGGCGAAGGGGCTGGCCGTCGCGCTCGACAAGCCGCTCTACGCCGTCAATCACCTCGTCGGGCACATCGCCGCCGACATCTTGAGCCCCGACGCCGCGGCCCTCGAGTACCCGACGATCGCCCTGCTCGTGTCCGGTGGCCACACCTCGCTGCTCCACGTGCGCGACCTCACCACCGATGTCGAACTCCTCGGCGAGACGGTGGACGACGCCGCAGGGGAAGCCTTCGACAAGGTCGCTCGGCTGCTCTCCCTGCCGTACCCCGGCGGCCCGGAGATCGACCGGGCCGCAGTCGGCGGAGACCCCGACGCGATCCGCTTTCCGCGGGGTCTCTCCCGCGCGTCGGACCTTGCGAAGCACCGCTACGATTTCTCGTTCTCCGGGCTGAAGACAGCGGTCGCCCGGTGGGTGGAGCGCTTCGAGGCGGAGAACGCCGGGGCGGGGGCCGGAGCGCACGATCTTCCGATCGCCGACGTTGCCGCGAGCTTCCGCGAAGCCGTCGTCGACGTCCTCGTGACGAAGGCGCTCAACGCGTGCGAAGACCTCGGCGTGCCGCGGCTGCTGCTCGGTGGCGGCGTCATCGCGAATCGTCGGCTGCGCGAGGTCGCGCTGGCGAGGGCGGCCGAGGCCGGAGTCGCGGTCCGCATCCCACCGCTGTCGCTCTGCACCGACAACGGCGCCATGATCGCGGCGCTCGCCGCCGAGCTCATCGCATCAGGGCGCCCGGCGTCGACGCTCGGCTTCGGCGCCGACTCGACGCTGCCGGTGACGGAGATCCAGGTCGCGGAGGCGGTGCCGGCGTGAGCGTGCTCCCGCAGGACTCCGGAGCGGGCGAGGGGATCCCGCGCGCCAGGGTCGAGCGCGCGAGCGGGCACGTCGAGCGTCCGGCCGGCGCCGCCCGCCTCCCGGGCGCTCCGCGCGAGGGGTACACGAAGCTGCCGACCGGTCCCGTGAGCGTCGAGCCCGTGGTCGTGAGCGGGCCCGACCTCGACCGGGCGGACGCGGACCACTGGGAGCCCGCCGCAGAGCCCGCGCCCATCGACGACACGCGGCTCGCGCCGTGGGCGCTGGTGGCCGCGATCGTGGCGCTCAGCGCCTCGTTCTTCGTCGGCTGGGGCATCCCGGTCGCCATCGTCGCCGTGATCGCCGCGATCATGTCGCTCCGTCGCCCCGTCGAGAGCCGGGCGATCGCGCGCTGGGCCCTCGTGCTCGGACTCTGCGCGACGGTGTACAGCCTGGGCTGGCTGGTCTGGGCCGGCATGCAGTTCGAGAGGCTGGGCTAGGCGAGATGACCGCTGCGGACGACGAGGGAGTCGAGGAGCGCAGGGCTCTGCAGCGCAAGGCTTTCGGCCCGGGCGGAGGGCTGTCGGCGGCCGAGGCCGCGCGGCTGCGCGAGCTCGACGAGGCCCGGCGACAGGCGCCGCTCATCCCGACGCCACCGGAGGAACGGCGTCCCGACGCGCATCCGGAAGACCGCGCGCAGCCGGTCTCCGCCACCGAGGTCGTCGCTCCGCACACCCCGGAGGGCGAGGCCGTGCCGGAGCCGGCCGGAGGCGACCGACGACGGCGGACGCCCCTCGGGGTGCTCGCGCTCGCGGCGGTGGTCGCGCTCCTCCTCGGCGTCGGCGCCGGCTGGCTCGCGTTCGGTCGGAGCGGCGGCTCCGCGGTCGCGCTCAGTGCCGAGCAGCAGCAGTGGCAGTCCGACCTCGTCGCATCCGGAAAGTACGACCCCGGGTCCGTGCGCGCGGTCGCGACCGAGGAGGGCGCGGTCATCTGGGCGGCGACGCAGGACGGCGGCGCCCGCGTCTGCCTGCTCCTGGGGGCGGGGGAGAGCCCGACGCCGAGCTGCAATCAGCGGGAAGCGGTACAGAAGGAGGGGCTCTGGGGCCAGGTGACGACGGAGCGGGACGACGAGTACACGCGACAGATCGTGGCGCAGCTGCTCCTCACGCCCGACGGCGAACCGGCCGTGAGCGTCGGCGTCTCGGAGTACGGTTCCGGCGAGGGCGGCGGCCTCACCTACGCGAACGAGACGGAGACCCGAACTGCCGGGCGTCTCGCCGATGAGGGCTTCGATCCGAACTCGATTTGGGTCGCGGGCTACGACGGGGACGTCCCGATCTGGACGGCTTCGGAAGCCGCCACCGGACGGCAGTGCCTCGTCTACGACGGCTCCGGCGCGGACGCTCCGATGGCCTGCGAGACGGCGGAGACGCTGCAGGAACACGACGGCCGCCTGCGCCTGCAGCTGACCGATGTCGAGAGTGGAGCGGTCACGACCTATGAGCTGCCGACCGGTGGGCCCGGCTTGTTCATGATCATCCGAGAGGGGACGGGCGTCGGTGCGGGAGGAGACTGATCGGGTGGAGAGCGACGACGCGGAGGAGCTCCGTGCGCTTGAGCGGGCCGCCTATGGGCGCGACGGGGGCCTCGACGCCGCGGCGTCGCGGCGCCTGCGCGAACTCCAGGAGAAGCACCGCCGTCGCGCGGTGGCTGCCGACGCCGGGCCGGCATCGACCCCGGAGCCGCCGACCGAAGCGGAGCCCGCTGCGCCGACGGCGGTGTCTGATCCCGGTCCAGCGGCGCCGG harbors:
- the flgK gene encoding flagellar hook-associated protein FlgK, producing the protein MSTFSGLTTAASGLAAARRGMDVVGQNIANQKTEGYTRQRVETSSIAAIAQTGRFSMGALPGHGVSIDGVARLGDALLDARVRDTLGASGYWATRALAATTAESALAEPTDKGLANRLTTFWAGWQDLANTPDSGAAAATILESAKELAAHISGGYRTVAAQWTAARGTAERTVNQVNAAADQIAVLNTEIRDALAAGRSANELTDRRNALAEDVARLAGATASVEADGTLTVRLGGNALVSGGDARHLALTGAATIDGVPRVGVAWESVPDLPLVVDGGELGGSLSVLAPAADGGMLAQLAATYDRVATALATSLNAQHRAGVTATGQPGGDFFTVPATGSAALGLQVAVTTAAELALAAPGAGAKDASNADLISQIGQRATSPDALWTDQVTRFGVATAADVQRAKVSDAAAVGAVGAQQSVAAVDGDEETINLLTYQTAYQAAARVLTAVDEALDVLINRTGVVGR
- the flgL gene encoding flagellar hook-associated protein FlgL encodes the protein MTQTTMTQTAMRQLQSNLSELARLQDQATSQKAFAAPSDDPAAAAAALALHAEQRRTEQYARNIDDGLAWVTAADTAITSSTSLLSRVRDLTAQGANDGALDAVAKEALAVELEGIRDELLAQANTRVLGRSVFAGTADTAAFAADYSYSGVAGSEVGRRVSDAAVVRVDTDGAAVFGTGDDSVFALVDRIAADLRSGTNVGPRLAEIDSRRTAMLGVQGSVGTRQAQIERAKEAAVQNSVSLESRRAAVEDVDSVEVLIRLQAQELVYRSALSVNARVLQPTLMDFLR
- the fliW gene encoding flagellar assembly protein FliW translates to MTAALTFTAPPPGLAPHVDFALAPVDGADGLFAMRAVGDESLRLYLVDPNTVLAEYAPTLSDAQVADLALGSPDDALVLVVAHPASDGVSVNLLAPVVVNRTTGVAAQVILEDQDYPVRAPLG
- the tsaB gene encoding tRNA (adenosine(37)-N6)-threonylcarbamoyltransferase complex dimerization subunit type 1 TsaB, translating into MILAVDTSLGTAVALIDPDGTPRAEAGTADPLGHAEVIGELVRDVLREGGTDDITHVVAGMGPGPFTGLRIGIATARAFALGRGIPVVPVPSHTAAALALVDSAAGPFAVVTDARRREVAITVFDGQDEAGIPRATADTVLVRAADADGQLAGIRRVDVSTLSAVDLARVGARALAAGRVLAGEEPLYLRHPDVSLPGAPKRVGV
- the rimI gene encoding ribosomal protein S18-alanine N-acetyltransferase, producing the protein MTLREAGPDDLDAIMDIEHRSFPTDAWSRETMASELLSPHGRYLVDEQDGAIVGYGGVRALQGSPDADIQTIALDSAFRGRGRGRALLHGLLRAAVARGAKEVFLEVRADNPPAEGLYRAEGFEEIGRRPRYYQPDDVDAIVMRLDLRRHAAAADTPEEATA
- the tsaD gene encoding tRNA (adenosine(37)-N6)-threonylcarbamoyltransferase complex transferase subunit TsaD is translated as MSEPLVLGIETSCDETGIGIVRGRTLLSNTIASSMEEHARYGGVVPEVAARAHLEALQPAIDAALAEADVRLADLDAIAVTSGPGLAGALMVGVGAAKGLAVALDKPLYAVNHLVGHIAADILSPDAAALEYPTIALLVSGGHTSLLHVRDLTTDVELLGETVDDAAGEAFDKVARLLSLPYPGGPEIDRAAVGGDPDAIRFPRGLSRASDLAKHRYDFSFSGLKTAVARWVERFEAENAGAGAGAHDLPIADVAASFREAVVDVLVTKALNACEDLGVPRLLLGGGVIANRRLREVALARAAEAGVAVRIPPLSLCTDNGAMIAALAAELIASGRPASTLGFGADSTLPVTEIQVAEAVPA